From the genome of Amycolatopsis granulosa:
TCCTTCACCAGCATCCCGAGCAGGCCGTCCCCCGGCGACTCGCGTTGCTTCCGCACGATCTCCAGCAGGTAGGACAGGGACTCGGAGATGGCGCCGAACGAGGCACCCGCACCGGCGAACAGGTCGAACCGCACCGTGCTCAGCCGCTGGAAGTCGTCCCGGTCCTCGTAGGACACCCCGAGCAGCTCGCAGATCGTCAACGACGGGATCGGCAACGCGAACGACTGCATCAGGTCGACCGGACCGTCCGCCGCGTCCATCGCATCGAGCTGGGCGGCGATGATCTCGTCGATGCGCGGGGTGAGCCGGCTCAGCCGCCGCATCGTGAACTCCGGGGTCAGCAGCTTGCGCAGCCGCGTGTGGTCCGGCGGGTCGGCGAACCCGAGCCCGCCCGGGTTCTGCTCGGCGGACAGGCCGGCCTTGCCGACCAGGTTCGTGTAGTCGTTGCTGAACTTGTCGGTGGCCGCGAGGACTTCCTTCGCCTCGCCGTACCCGGTGACGAGCCACGCGGTGATGCCGAACGGCAGCGGCAACCGGCGCACCGGCGCCTCCCGCCGGGCCGCGCCCAGCTCCGGCACCGGGTCCAGCCCGTCGCGGCGCAGCGGCATCAACGCCGAGTCGGGCAGGACCGACAGGTCGAAGCCCTTCTTCTGCGCCCTCGCCAGGTAGCGCCGGCCCACCCACGAAACCACACGCGCGCGAAGCCCCATAGCCGCAGGTTACACGCGGCCACCGGCGGTTCCCGCGTCACTCGCGCAGGTGGTGCTGGTCACCCACTAGGTCGGCGTGCGGTCTGGACCAGAGGGTGGCGGGTACATCGTGGCGTCACCACAACAAGGGGAGTGTGCCCAGATGCCCGACAAGGCCCGCCTCGGGATGGCCGCCGCGCTCGGCGTCCTCCTGTCATCCGGCTCCGCGGTGGCCTCCGCCGCGCCCGCCGGGAACCAGTACGCCCTCTCGCAAGAGCAGCTCAGCCACCTACCCCCGGGACTGTGGGGCTTGCTGGGGCTGCTCGGCCTGTTCGGGCTGGTGGGCGTGTCCCGGCGGGGGCCGAAGCGCAACGGCAAGAACCCGCTGGCCGGCTACTCCGGTGAGGACGACCTGACACGCCCGCAAGGGCGTCACCACGCCGCGCCGGGGCAACGGCCGATGGAGTTCCAGTCCGGCGCCGACCGGAACCCGCAGGCTGAGCGCCCGCCGACGATCGGGACGGACCCGGCGGCCGCCCAGATGCGTCCCGAGGCGGCGCCGATGCCCGACCCGCGGCGGCCGGTCACCCGCACGCCGTCGGATGTGCCCATGCCGTCCTACGCCTCGTTCGACGCGCCCTCCGGGAGTCCGTACGGGATGGAAGCACCGCCGGGGAACCAGTACGGGAACCAGTACGGCAGCCAGTACGCGACACCGGCCGGCGGTCAACCGTGGACGGACGCGTCCTCCGGTGGCCGGCCCTACGCCGCCGCGGACACGCCGTCGGGCAGCCAGCCGATCCCCGGCTACGGCACGGAAACCTCGTCCACCGGGCCGCAGCCGTACCCGATGGCGGAACCCGGCGGCGGGCAGAGCTACGGCACCGACACGCCCGCCGGCGTCCCGTCGTACCCATCGGCGGAACCGTCGTCCAACGGCCAGCCCTACCCGACGACCGTGTCCTCCGGCGACCAGCCGTACCCGGCGGCGGAAACGTCCTCCGGCGACCAGAGCTACCCGGGGGAACTGCCGGGCGGCCACCAGTCCTACAGCGGCGAAGTGCCGACCCAGTCGCGGATCTACGCCTCGCCCGACGGGCCGTCCGGCGCACAGCAGGCGTACGCCGCGGACGTGACGCCCGGCATGCAGGCCGGCTCGCCGATGGACACGGCCCCGACCGCGCCGACCCCGGCGCTGTACCGCCGCAACCCGGAGCCGTTCCCGCAGACCGACCAGGACCAGCCGCCGGCCGTACCGCAGCAGCAGGGGACGGGCACGTTCGCGGGCCTGCCCCGCTACCCCGACGCCGCCGCACCGGACGGCGGCCCGGTCGACGCTGTGCCCCGACACCAGCGTTGACCAGCACTCCTCGCCGCGGCGTCCCAACCCCCAGGACGCCGCGGCGAGGAGATCCGCCGCACACCACTCAGAGCTGGTCGACCGCCGTGACCCGCAGGACCGCACTGCCGGCCTCGTCGGAGGCGGCCAGGTCCACCTCCGCGCTGATGCCCCAGTCGTGGTCGCCCGCCGGGTCGTCGAAGATCTGCCGCACGCGCCACACCTCCGGCTCCTTCGAGATCATCAGCATCGCCGGTCCGCGCGCGTCCGGGCCGATCCCGATCGAGTCGTGCTGCTCGTAGTAGGACTCCAGCGCGGCTTCCCACTCGATGTCGTTCCAGCCGGACGCCGCGTCCAGCTCCCCCAGCTCCGCGTACGCGCGCCGGGCCGCCAGCTCGACCCGCCGGAACATCTGGTTGCGCACCAGTACCCGGAACGCACGCTCGTTGGCGGTGACCGGCGGCGGTTTCTCCGGCAACGCGGCGGCCGCGACCGGCTCCTCCCCCGGGTGCCGCAGCGCCTCCCACTCGTCCAGCAGGCTCGAGTCGACCTGGCGCACCATCTCACCGAGCCACGCGATCAGGTCCTCCAGCGGCTCGGTCTTCGCCTCGTCCGGCACCGTCCGCCGCAGCGCGTCGTAGGTGTCGGCCAGGTACCGCAGCACCAGGCCCTCCGAGCGCGCCAGCGAGTAGAAGTTCACGTATTCGACGAAGTTCATCGCCCGCTCGTACATGTCGCGGACGACCGACTTCGGCTTCAGCTCGTAGTCCGCGACCCACGGGTGCCCGCGCCGGTACGTGTCGTACGCCGCCTCCAGCAGGTCCTGAAGCGGCTTCGGGTAGGTGACGTCGTCGAGCAGCGCCATCCGCTCCTCGTACTCGACCCCCTCGGCCTTGAGCGCCGCGACGGCTTCGCCGCGAGCCTTGAACTGCTGCTGCGACAGCACCGGCCGCGGATTCTCCACTGTGGACTCGATCACCGACACCACGTCCAGCGCGTACGCCGGGGACCCGCTGTCCAGCAGTTCGATCGCGGCCAGCGCGAACGGCGACAGCGGCTGGTTCAACGCGAAGTCCAGCTGCAGGTCCATGGTCAGCCGCACGGTCCGGCCCTGGTCGTCCGGTTCGGACAGCCGCTCCACCACACCCGCGGCGACCAGCGCCCGGTAGATCGCGATGGCGCGGCGGATGTGCTTGCGCTGCGACGGCCGGTCCTCGTGGTTGTCCTCCAGCAGGTGCCGCATGTGGGCGAACGCGTTGCCCGGCCGCGAGATCACGTTGAGCAGCATCGCGTGGCTGACCTGGAAGCTGGACGTCAGCGGCTCGGGCGGCGACGAGATCAGCCGCTCGAACGTGCTCTCGGTCCAGTTGACGAACCCCTCCGGCGCGCTCTTGCGGACGATCTTGCGCTTCTTCTTCGGGTCGTCGCCCGCCTTCTGCAGGGCCTTCGCGTTCTCGACCACGTGGTCCGGCGCCTGCACCACCACGTACCCGTCGGTGTCGTACCCGGCCCGTCCGGCGCGGCCGGCGATCTGGTGGAACTCGCGGGCCTTGAGGTGCCGCTGGCGCACCCCGTCGTACTTGGTCAGCGCGGAGAACACCACCGTGCGGATCGGGACGTTGATGCCCACCCCGAGCGTGTCGGTCCCGCAGATCACCTTCAGCAGCCCGGCCTGCGCGAGCTGCTCGACGAGCCGCCGGTACTTGGGCAGCATCCCGGCGTGGTGCACGCCGATGCCGTGCCGGACCAGCCGGGACAGGGACTTGCCGAACCCGGCGGAGAACCGGAAGTCGCCGATGGCCTCGGCCAGTGCGTCCTTCTCGGCGCGGGTGGTGACGTTGATGCTCATCAGCGCCTGCGCCCGCTCGATCGCCGCGGCCTGCGAGAAGTGCACCACGTACACCGGGGCCTGCCCGCCGGCGAGCAGCTCGGTCATCGTCTCGTGCAGCGGCGTGAGCGCGTAGCGGTAGGTCAGCGGCACCGGGCGCTGCGCCGAGGTGACCACCGCCGTCGGGCGGCCGGTGCGGCGGGTCAGGTCCTTCTCGAAGAACGTGACGTCACCCAGCGTGGCCGACATCAGCACGAACTGTGCGTGCGGCAGCTCCAGCAGCGGCACCTGCCAGGCCCAGCCGCGGTCGGGCTCGGAGTAGAAGTGGAACTCGTCGGCCACGACCTGGCCGACGGGCGCGTCGGCCCCGTAGCGCAACGCGATGTTCGCCAGGATTTCCGCGGTGCAGCAGATGATCGGGGCATCCGGGTTGACGGCGGAGTCACCGGTCATCATGCCGACGTTGTCGGCACCGAAGATCTCGATGAGCTGGAAGAACTTCTCCGAGACCAGTGCCTTGATGGGCGCGGTGTAGTAACTGCGCTTGCCGTGCGCGAGAGCGGTGAAGTGCGCGCCCACCGCGACCAGGCTCTTCCCCGATCCGGTGGGGGTGGACAGGATGACGTTCGCACCGGAGACGACCTCGATCAGCGCCTCTTCCTGCGCCGGGTACAGCTCGAGCCCGCGTCCGGCCGTCCAGGCCGAAAACGTCTCGAACAGCGTGTCTGGGTCGGGATCCGCAGGCAGGAGGTCTGAAAGGCTCATCGTGGGTACCATCGTGCCATTCGCGGCCGCAGAGCGGATGGGGCCCATCGCGGCCGGTCCCGTCAAGCCGTAGGCTTCCCACACACAGGTGTAATCCGGAGGGCTGGCATGGCACAGGACATCGTCCCGATCGAACTCGGGCTGCCGCAGGGGGACCTGGTGACCCTTTGGGCCCCGCGCTGGCGGGAGGACGGTGAGGAGTGGGAGGCGTTCCTCGGCGACGAGGACGACCTGTACGCCTTCCCCGACGCCGCGCACCTGGCCGCGTTCGTCCGGACGGCCGAACAGCACGACCTGATCGACCACCCGGCGTGGGCCGCGGTGCCCGCGCTGAACGTGCCGGAGCTGATCCCCGACGACGACCACTCCTACGACCTCGTCGGCGTCCCGGAGCTGGTGGCCGAGGACCCGGATTCGTGGACGATCAGCGAGCTGGCCGAGATCGTCGGCATCGTGCGGTCGCTGGCCGACGTCTGCGAGCTGGACGAGGTACACGAGATCCTGGACGCCACCGAGGGCTTCTCGCTGCTGGAGCAGGGCAGATTGCCGTTCACCGGCCGCGAGGGCGAGCGGCTGTGGAACGACCTGTCCGAGGCGGTGTCCGAGAAGTGGGACACCGTGCTGGACGCGATCGACGGCCTGGTCACGGTGCCCGATGTGGACGCCGGCGTGCTCGAGCAGACCGCGGAGGAGCTGGCCACGTTCCTGGAGGAGTCCGCGGAGGCCGAGGTCGAGTCCGAGCAGGCCGACGAGGACCTGGACACGGTCGAGACCACCGACGGCGACCAGGACGAGGAGGAGGACGAGGAGGACGTGCCGACCGGTTTCTGGGCCGAGGTCGGCATCGACCCGATCAAGATCATCACCGTCGGCCACGAGTACTACTCGCTGCGGTGCTACCTCGACGACGAGCCGGTCTTCCTCGGCAGTGCGGGCAAGATCGACGTGTTCAAGTCGGAGAAGGCGCTGGGCCGCGCGCTGGCCGACGGCAACGCCTTCGCCGACAACGACCTGGCCGAGGTGTCCACTTGGGACGCCGTGCTGTCCCGGGCGACCGCGGGCGAGCTGGAGGTCGAGGTCGATCCCGAGAACACCTACGTGCTGGCGGGCCTGGACGAGGACCTCGCCGCCGGGCCGGACGCGATCGACCCGACCCAGCTGGACCTGGCGGTCGAGCTGCTCACCGACGCGGCGGACTGGGCCGGTGACGACTCGACGGCCGCCGCACTGTCCACTTCGGAGAGCCTGGGCTGGCTGGTGTCGTTCGTGCTGAAGCCGGACCCCGGCCGGCTCGCGCCGAGCGCACCGTTCGACACCGAGCAGAGCGAGTGGCGCAAGCTGGTCGAGGCGTTCGAGAACCGGCTACGGGTCCACTGAGTCACCCGGGTCCGAGCAGGCGCGCCGCGTTCCCACCGAGGACCGCGGCGCGCGCTGTGTCCGTCCGGCACCGACAATCATGATTCCTCCGGGAATCGTGGGTTCCCGGCCGGTGTTGGTGCCTGACATGGTGGGAAGGTCACGCGATGCTGATCGGTGAGCTGGCCCGGCGCACGGGCACGAGCGACCGGCTGCTGCGGTACTACGAGCGCGTCGGCCTCCTCGCGGCCGACCGGCGGGACAACGGGTATCGCGAGTACGACGCGGGTGCCGTCGAGCGCGTGCAGCAGATCCGCGAACTGCTCGCCGCCGGCCTGCCGACGCGGGAGATCCGGCGGATCATCGACTGCGCCCACCCGGACGGCAGGCTCGACGCCTGTCCCGGCGTGCTGGACACGCTGCGCGCCCGGCTGACCGAGCTGGACGCCCGCGCCGCGGAGCTCACCGCCGCGCGGGCCGCCCTGCGTCAGGCCATCACGACGACCGAGTCTCAGCGCGAACGGGCGTGAGGCCGATGGCCAGCACCGGGAAGATCGCGGCCACGCAGAACGCCAGCGCGTAGCGCGAGTCGCCGATCACCAGGCCCAGCAGCGGCGGGGTCAGGGATGCCGCGACGTTCTGGGCGGTGTTCTGCGCGCCCATCGCCCGGCCCGCCCAGTCGATCCCGGCCAGTTCGGCCGAGGCGGTGAACCCCAGCCCGTTGTCCGCGACCGTGATCACCGCGGCCAGCGCCAGGGCGAGCAGCACCACCCACGACCAGCTCACGTCCCCGACGGCGACCAGCAGCATGACCGCCGCGCTCGCCACCGCCAGCTGCCGCATCGGCCGCAGCCTGCTGCCCACGCGGTCGGACCAGTAGCCGGAGACGAGCCGCCCCGCCGCGCCCAGCACCTGCACCACCGCCAGGAACCAGCCCGCGGACAGTGCGCTCCACCCGTGCTCGGACACCAGGTAGATCGGCGCGAACGCGGACACCGCGAACTGCGGGACCACCAGCAACGTGCTGGCGCCGTGCAGCCGCCACAGGGCCGGCCTCCGGTAGGGGGACGCGGGTTTCGGAGCGCCCGCCTTCTTCACCGGCCGCGGCGGGTCGATCACCAGCCAGGCGACCAGCGCGGCCACCACCAGCCCGAAAACCCCGGGGAACAGCACCGCCGCCGCAAAGCCCGCGTGCTCCGCCAGCGGCGGCAGGGCCAGCGCCGCGATCCCGACACCGAGCGGCTGCGCGGTCTGCCGGATGCCCATGGCGGTGCCGCGTTCGTCCGGCCCGAACCAGCCCATGACCGCCCGCCCGCTGGCCGCGTTCACCGACGCGGTGAGCGCCCCGGCGAGCAGGAACAACCCGAACAGCACCCCGGTGGACGGCATGACCAGCCCCGTGACCAGCAGCAGCACCGACGACGCGCCCAGGCCCAGCGCCATCACCACGCGCTCGCCGTAGCGGTCGGCCGCCGCGCCCCACGCGATCAGCGTGAACAGCAGGCCGATGCTGGGCGCGGCGACGATGGTGCCGGCCTGCGCGAGCGTCAGGCCGGCCGTCCGCATCGCGGGCACCAGGAACGGGATGCCGAAGAGGAACGAGCAGCTCGCGGTCTGGGCCGCGAGGCCGAGCGCGAGGATGCCCCACCGGCGCCTACTCCTCGTGTCCACCGCTGCTGCTCGGCTCATCGCGACCGTCCCAAGATATGAGAAGAACTTCCTACATCTTGGACTTTACTTGCTGCGGCTAACGATCACAAGCGGCTTTCACAGCAGCTCCGCGTAGCCGGGTTTGATCACGTTGTTGATCAAGTCGAGTCGTTGATCGAAATCGAGGAACGCCGACTTCATCGCGTTGATCGTGAACCACTGGAAGTCGGCCCAGCCGTAGCCGAACGCCTCCGCGAGTGCGGCGAACTCACTCGACATCGTGCAGCCGCTCATGAGCCGGTTGTCCGTGTTCACCGTCACCCGGAAGCGCAAGTCCGCCAGTAGCCCGATCGGATGGTCGGCGATCGACGCCGCCGCACCCGTCTGGACGTTGGATGACGGGCAGATCTCCAGCGGGATGCGGCGGTCGCGGACGTAGCTCGCGAGCCGGCCCAGGTGGACCGTCCCGTCCGGATCGCGCTTGATGTCGTCGACGATTCGCACGCCGTGCCCGAGCCGTTCCGCGCCACAATGCTGAATCGCCTCCCAAATCGACGCGAGCCCGAACGCCTCACCGGCGTGAATGGTGAAATGCGCATTGTTGGTGCGCAGGTATTCGAATGCGTCGAGATTGCGGGTGGGCGGGAATCCCGCTTCCGGTCCGGCGATGTCGAACCCGGCCACACCGGCGTCCCGGTAACGCACCGCGAGCTCGGCGATCTCCGCCGCGCGCGCGTGCTGACGCATCGCACACAACAAAGTACCCATTCGGATGACTTTTCCCTGCTGAGCGGCTCGGCGCTCACCCTCCGCAAACCCGGCCTGAACGGCCTCGACGACGGCGTCGAGCGACAGCCCGCGCTCGACGAACAGCTCCGGCGCGTACCGCACCTCGGCGTACGCGACACCGTCCGCGGCGAGGTCCTCCACGCACTCCCTGGCGACCCTGACCAGGGCTTCTTCGGTCTGCATGACGCCACAGGTGTGCGCGAAGGTCTCCAGGTAGGACTCCAGGGACCCGGAGTCGGCCGCCTCGCGGAACCAGCGGCCCAGCTCGGCCACGTCGGTGGTGGGCAGATCGCGGTACCCCAGCGCGTCGGCCAGTTCGGCGACGGTCCCCGGACGGAGTCCTCCGTCGAGGTGGTCATGGAGCAGGACCTTGGGCGCGCGGCGGATGTTTTCCGTGGTCAGGGGCGCGGGAGTGGAGTTTCCGGACATGCTCCGACGGTACCCCGGAAGCGGTCACCCACCCGGTCTCGCGCGCTACCAACTCTCAGCCTCCACTCAAGCTTCAGGCCGCTTGTTTCGGGCCCGGCGGGCCGGGCTGGACGCGCCCGCCTTTACGGGGGCGATACCCCGGGAATTTCGGCAATGGTTAAGCTTCGCCCACGTCCCTCTTTCCCCGCCGACGAAGGACATCGAAGTGACCACTGATAACCACATTGGAGCTCCGTCCTTCGACCGGATGCGCAACATGCTGGTGCGCGCGGCCGAAGTCCGCGAGAGCGAGCAGCAGCAGATCTTCGACGCGCTCGATGACATCTACGCGCGGCTGGCTCCGGTCGACTCGCTGGGCGCCGTGCGCAAGCGCCTGTCGGAGCTGCCCGACCGCACCGAGGTCGGCGTGCTCGCCGAGCGCCTGGACGAGGCGATGTCCCGCCTGGAGGCGCAGGACAACGCGCTGGCGGACCTGGCGCGCGCGGTGGAAAGCATCGTCGACAAGCTGGCGAAGCCGTTCGCCCAGCTCGACGGTCGTCTGGACGGCGTGGCCGCCCGGTTCGAGGGCGTGGCCGGCCGGATGGACGGGCTCGAGGACAAGCTGGAGAACATCCACCGCCGCCTGGACGACCTCAACGGTCACCTGGACAAGCAGGACGCGAAGCTCGACGCGCTGCCGCAGGCCGTGCACGGCCCGGTCAAGGAGCGCATCGAGATGGCCGAGTCCATCCTGCGCGACCGGGTCGACTCGGGGCTGGGCGAGCTGCGCGAGCGGGTGGAGAACGGTGCCGGCGAGCTGCGGGAGCGGGTCGACAACGGCCTGTCCGCGCTGCGCGGCCGCGTGGACGAGGCGGACGCCCAGCACCGGGAACGCGTCGAGGCGGCCACGCAGTCGCTGCGCGGCGCGATCGACGAGACCGCCGAGATGCTGGACCCGACCGAGCGGCTGGAAGCGCTGTCCGCACGGCTGGAAGAGATCACCGGCCGCCTGGACAACCTGGCCGGCCGGGTCGACAAGGTCGACGAGGGCGTGGCCGCGCAGTTCGGCGACCTCGGCGGCGCGGTGAAGAGCGGCTTCTCGCGGGTCGAGGGCACGCTGGCCAGCCGTCCGGACACCGAGTCGGTCGGTTCGCTGGTGCGGCGCAGCAACGAGGAGTCCGAGCGGCGCATCGGCGGTCAGCTCGACGAGGCGATGGCGACGTTCGCGGAACTGATGCTCGGCGGCGGCCCGTCCGTCCCGCAGATCGCTCCGCCGCCCCCGGTGCAGCGCCAGCCGCGCCGCGCCCGCAACGGCCGGGCGCCGAAGAACGCGGACGTGAAGACCAAGCCCGAGGGCGACGACTCCGACGCCTGAGTACCGCTTCCCCGGAAAGCCCCGGCACGCTGGTTCGTGTCCGGGGCTTTCCGCATGTTCTAGGGTGAGCGCCATGCTGCGACTGGGGATCACCGTGCTCGGAGTGGACGACCTCGAGCGTGCGACCGCGTTCTGGTCGGCGGCGCTCGGCCTGACCAGAAGCAGCGAGTGGGAGAACGAGAACTGGCGCACGCTCAGCGACCAGCGCGGCCCGGTCCTGGGCCTGATCCGCAGTGAGACGCCCGTGCAGCGGCATCCCCGGCTGCACCTGGACCTGTTCGCCGACAACCGTGCGGAGCAGGTGGCCGAGGTCGCGCGCCTGGTGTCGCTGGGCGCGACCGAGGTGGACTGGGACAGCTACCCGGCCGACCCGGACTTCGTGGTACTGGCCGACCCGGAGGGCAACATCTTCTGCGTGGTGGACCTCAGCCACCCGGCGTCAAGCTGACCCCCACCCCCACAACGGCGAACACCCCGCCCACACCAGCAAACACGCCGCGCCCAACGGGTGGTGAGTTGGCCGGTCCGGTGGCTGAGCGCCGCGTGACGGTGGGGATCAAGGGGCGTGGACCCGGTCCAGGATCAGCGGGCCCGGGGTGGGTGGCGTCGCGGTGATGTCCAGAGCGCCGGCGAGCGCTTCGCGGGCGGCGGGGACCGCGTCCGGGGTGTTGGTGTGCAGCTCCAGCAGGGGCTGGCCGGCCGAGACCCGCTCGCCCGGCTTCGCCAGGCACCGGACGCCGGCGGCGTGCTGGACCGGGTCCTCGCGGCGGGCGCGGCCGGCGCCGAGGCGCCAGGCGGCGACTCCGACCGCATAGGCGTCCAGCCGGGACAGGTAGCCCGATGAGGACGCTTCCACAACCGCGACGTGCGCGGGCTTCGGCAACGGCGCGGCCGGATCACCACCCTGGGCGGCGATCATCCGGCACCACGTTTCGTACGCTTCGCCGGAGGCCAGCACCTCGGCCGGGTCCACCCGGATGCCCGCGAGGGCCAGCATTTCCCGCGCCAGTGCCAGCGTCAGCTCGACCACGTCGGCCGGCCCCCCGCCTTGCAGGACCTCCACCGCCTCCGCGACCTCGATCGCGTTGCCGACCGCCGCGCCCAGCGGCGCGTTCATGTCCGTCAGCAACGCGGTCGTGGCCACGCCGTGCGCCGTCCCGATGTCGACCAGCGTCCGCGCCAGCTCCACCGCGTCCGCACGCGATTTCATGAACGCACCGGAGCCCGTCTTCACGTCCAGGACCAGCCCGGCCGAGCCTTCCGCGATCTTCTTGCTCATGATCGAGCTCGCGATCAACGGGATCGACTCGACCGTGCCCGTGACGTCCCGCAGCGCGTACAGCTTCCGGTCCGCCGGCGCCAGCCCCTCGGTCGCCGCGCAGATCACCGCGCCCACGTCGTTGAGCTGCCGGGTGATCTCGTCCACCGGCAACGACGCCCGCCAGCCCGGGATCGACTCCAGCTTGTCCAGCGTGCCGCCGGTGTGGCCGAGCCCGCGCCCGGACAGCTGTGGCACCGCCGCCCCGCACGTCGCGACCAGCGGGGCCAGCGGCAACGTGATCTTGTCACCGACCCCGCCGGTCGAGTGCTTGTCCACCGTGGGGCGGTCCACCCGCAACGACAACCGCGCACCGGAGTCGATCATCGCGCCGGTCCAGGTCGCCGTCTCCCGCGCGTCCATCCCGCGCAGGAACACGGCCATCGCGAGCGCGGCCATCTGCTCCTCGGCCACCTCGCCCCGGGTGTAGGCGTCGACCACCCAGCGGATCTGCTCGTCGGTCAGCGCTTCGCCGTCCCGTTTGGACCGGATGACGTCGACCGCGGCAAACGCTTTCACGGCAGGTCCGCCGGCCCGAACGCGTCGGGCAGCACCGAGGTCATCGGCAGGATCCCGGACGGCGTGTCGACCAGGCAGGCACCGCCGCCCAGCTCGAACAGGATCTGACGGCACCGGCCGCACGGCATCAGCAGGTCCCCGTCGCCGGATCGGCACGCCACCGCCACCAGGCGGCCGCCGCCGGACAGCCGCAGCTGCCCGGCCATCGTGCATTCGGCGCACAGGCCCAGGCCGTAGGAGGCGTTTTCCACGTTGCAGCCGACGACCACCCGGCCGTCGTCCACCAGCCCGGCCACGCCCACGTGCAGGCCCGAGTAGGGCGCGTACGCGCTCTTCGCCGCGACCACGGCCCGAGCGCGCAGCGCCTCCCAGTCGATCTCGCTCACTGGTCCCCCTCCCCGCGGCGGTACCGCGCACCGGCGGCCTTCGGCGGCCGCAACCGTTGCGAAGCCACCGCGAGCACGATCAGCGTCACCACGTGCGCGGTGTACGGGGTCAGCTCGCTCGGCAGCGAGTCGTTGGACCAGTAGATCCAGTACAGGACCCCGGCCCCGGCGACACCCAGGGCCGCGGCGATCCACTGCCGCCGGATCAGCTGCACGACGACGATGACCACGAGCAGCAGCACCACGCCGTACAGCAGCGCCAGCACCGCCTTCCCGCCACCGGAGAGCTGCAGTCCGTCCGCGTACCCGAACAGCGCGGCACCGCCGAGCAGGCCGCCCGGCCGCCAGTTGCCGAAGATCATCGCGGCCAGACCGATGTAGCCGCGGCCGTTGGTCTGGTTCTCCAGGTAACCGCCGCCGCCCTGCAGCAGCACCAGCGCGGCGCCACCCATGCCGGCCAGACCACCGGAGACGAGCACGCCGAGGTACCGGTGCGCGTACACGTTGACACCGAGCGATTCGGCCGCCACCGGGTTCTCGCCGCACGAGCGCAACCGCAGCCCGAGCCGCGTCCGCCACAGCACCAGGTAGCTCAGCGGCACCAGCAGGATCGCGATCATCGTCAGCGGCGCCACCCCGGTCACCAGCCCGTTGAGCAGGCCGGCCGCGTCCGAGACGAACACCCGCTGCTGGTTCTCCAGGCCGGTGAGCCAGTTCGACAGGAACGTCGCCGAGTAGGTGTCGAAGGTCGGCACGGTCGGCGACTGCCGTGGGTTGCCGGACAGCGGCTCGAAGATCAGCGTCGCCAGGTACTTGGCCACACCGAGCCCGAGCAGGTTGATCGCCACACCGGAGACGATGTGGTTGACGTTGAACGTGACCGTGGCGATGGCGTGCAGCAGGCCGCCCAGCGCGCCGAACACGATCGCCGCGCCCAGCCCCGCCCACGGGCCGCCGTGGTAGGCGCCCCACGCCGCCCCCCAGGTCCCGAGGATCATCATGCCCTCGAGACCGATGTTCACCACGCCACCGCGCTCGGACCACAGGCCGCCGAGCCCGCACAGCAGGATCGGCAACGCGAGCCGCAACGCGGTCTGCGCGGTGTTGGTCGAGGTGAGCGTGTTGACACCGGTGAAGTACGACGCGGTGGACAGCACCGCGACGATCCCGATCGCCCACAGGACACCCCGCGCCCACCCGGGAATCCGGCGA
Proteins encoded in this window:
- a CDS encoding cytochrome P450 → MGLRARVVSWVGRRYLARAQKKGFDLSVLPDSALMPLRRDGLDPVPELGAARREAPVRRLPLPFGITAWLVTGYGEAKEVLAATDKFSNDYTNLVGKAGLSAEQNPGGLGFADPPDHTRLRKLLTPEFTMRRLSRLTPRIDEIIAAQLDAMDAADGPVDLMQSFALPIPSLTICELLGVSYEDRDDFQRLSTVRFDLFAGAGASFGAISESLSYLLEIVRKQRESPGDGLLGMLVKEHGDDISDRELAGLADGVLTGGLETTASMLALGAIVLLRDRATFDLVRDSDDAAHRFVEELLRYLTVVQVAFPRFAREDVTVGGQEIAKGDIVFVSLSGANRDSALGSEMESFDPARPPAQHLAFGWGVHRCIGAELARMELRAAYPALVRRFPGLRLDVEPERLSYRRTSIVYGVDSLPVRVR
- a CDS encoding DEAD/DEAH box helicase, with the translated sequence MSLSDLLPADPDPDTLFETFSAWTAGRGLELYPAQEEALIEVVSGANVILSTPTGSGKSLVAVGAHFTALAHGKRSYYTAPIKALVSEKFFQLIEIFGADNVGMMTGDSAVNPDAPIICCTAEILANIALRYGADAPVGQVVADEFHFYSEPDRGWAWQVPLLELPHAQFVLMSATLGDVTFFEKDLTRRTGRPTAVVTSAQRPVPLTYRYALTPLHETMTELLAGGQAPVYVVHFSQAAAIERAQALMSINVTTRAEKDALAEAIGDFRFSAGFGKSLSRLVRHGIGVHHAGMLPKYRRLVEQLAQAGLLKVICGTDTLGVGINVPIRTVVFSALTKYDGVRQRHLKAREFHQIAGRAGRAGYDTDGYVVVQAPDHVVENAKALQKAGDDPKKKRKIVRKSAPEGFVNWTESTFERLISSPPEPLTSSFQVSHAMLLNVISRPGNAFAHMRHLLEDNHEDRPSQRKHIRRAIAIYRALVAAGVVERLSEPDDQGRTVRLTMDLQLDFALNQPLSPFALAAIELLDSGSPAYALDVVSVIESTVENPRPVLSQQQFKARGEAVAALKAEGVEYEERMALLDDVTYPKPLQDLLEAAYDTYRRGHPWVADYELKPKSVVRDMYERAMNFVEYVNFYSLARSEGLVLRYLADTYDALRRTVPDEAKTEPLEDLIAWLGEMVRQVDSSLLDEWEALRHPGEEPVAAAALPEKPPPVTANERAFRVLVRNQMFRRVELAARRAYAELGELDAASGWNDIEWEAALESYYEQHDSIGIGPDARGPAMLMISKEPEVWRVRQIFDDPAGDHDWGISAEVDLAASDEAGSAVLRVTAVDQL
- a CDS encoding primosomal protein — protein: MAQDIVPIELGLPQGDLVTLWAPRWREDGEEWEAFLGDEDDLYAFPDAAHLAAFVRTAEQHDLIDHPAWAAVPALNVPELIPDDDHSYDLVGVPELVAEDPDSWTISELAEIVGIVRSLADVCELDEVHEILDATEGFSLLEQGRLPFTGREGERLWNDLSEAVSEKWDTVLDAIDGLVTVPDVDAGVLEQTAEELATFLEESAEAEVESEQADEDLDTVETTDGDQDEEEDEEDVPTGFWAEVGIDPIKIITVGHEYYSLRCYLDDEPVFLGSAGKIDVFKSEKALGRALADGNAFADNDLAEVSTWDAVLSRATAGELEVEVDPENTYVLAGLDEDLAAGPDAIDPTQLDLAVELLTDAADWAGDDSTAAALSTSESLGWLVSFVLKPDPGRLAPSAPFDTEQSEWRKLVEAFENRLRVH
- a CDS encoding MerR family transcriptional regulator yields the protein MLIGELARRTGTSDRLLRYYERVGLLAADRRDNGYREYDAGAVERVQQIRELLAAGLPTREIRRIIDCAHPDGRLDACPGVLDTLRARLTELDARAAELTAARAALRQAITTTESQRERA
- a CDS encoding MFS transporter, producing MSRAAAVDTRSRRRWGILALGLAAQTASCSFLFGIPFLVPAMRTAGLTLAQAGTIVAAPSIGLLFTLIAWGAAADRYGERVVMALGLGASSVLLLVTGLVMPSTGVLFGLFLLAGALTASVNAASGRAVMGWFGPDERGTAMGIRQTAQPLGVGIAALALPPLAEHAGFAAAVLFPGVFGLVVAALVAWLVIDPPRPVKKAGAPKPASPYRRPALWRLHGASTLLVVPQFAVSAFAPIYLVSEHGWSALSAGWFLAVVQVLGAAGRLVSGYWSDRVGSRLRPMRQLAVASAAVMLLVAVGDVSWSWVVLLALALAAVITVADNGLGFTASAELAGIDWAGRAMGAQNTAQNVAASLTPPLLGLVIGDSRYALAFCVAAIFPVLAIGLTPVRAETRSS